The proteins below come from a single Aegilops tauschii subsp. strangulata cultivar AL8/78 chromosome 6, Aet v6.0, whole genome shotgun sequence genomic window:
- the LOC109765035 gene encoding 2'-deoxymugineic-acid 2'-dioxygenase: MELLSNAPVHHSVPERYVFPPDKRPTLLSDDHSPDVAFPVIDLHGGALPVSDHRRRHAAEEIIRAGKEFGFFQVVNHGVGECVVRGFREAAAGFFAMPAEEKLPYCSYDMSKRFRLATSTSYDRGETRYWRDYIKFRCYPASDENARHWPSKPSNFTPRLVEYSAAVHELAQTILCLIAEGLGLDGGFFTGDLSGGDTHMSINYYPPCPDPTLTMGLLAHCDRHLLTVLSQADVAGLQARHGERWLLVHPIPGAFVVNFGHQMEIVTNGVLASVEHRAVTNSAVARMSVATHVHPTDGCRIRPASEMVDEAMNPAKYREFAFSEFMEAYDAADASREEVLESFRINHE; encoded by the coding sequence ATGGAGCTGCTGTCCAATGCCCCGGTGCACCACTCCGTGCCGGAAAGGTACGTCTTCCCACCCGACAAGCGCCCCACCCTGCTCTCCGACGACCACAGCCCAGACGTCGCCTTCCCCGTCATCGACCTGCACGGCGGCGCCCTCCCCGTCTCTGACCAtcgccgccgccacgccgccgaggAGATCATCCGGGCCGGCAAGGAGTTCGGCTTCTTCCAGGTGGTGAACCATGGCGTGGGGGAGTGCGTGGTGCGGGGGTtccgggaggcggcggcggggttctTCGCGATGCCGGCGGAGGAGAAGCTCCCCTACTGCTCCTACGACATGAGCAAGCGCTTCCGGCTCGCCACCAGCACCTCCTACGACCGCGGCGAGACCCGGTACTGGCGCGACTACATCAAGTTCCGCTGCTACCCGGCCTCCGACGAGAACGCGCGCCACTGGCCGTCCAAGCCATCGAACTTCACGCCCAGACTCGTCGAGTACTCTGCGGCAGTGCACGAGCTGGCACAGACCATCCTCTGTCTGATCGCCGAGGGGCTGGGCCTCGACGGCGGCTTCTTCACCGGCGACCTCAGCGGCGGCGACACGCACATGAGCATCAACTACTACCCGCCGTGCCCGGACCCAACCCTCACGATGGGCCTGCTCGCGCACTGCGACCGCCACCTCCTCACCGTGCTTTCCCAGGCTGATGTCGCTGGGCTCCAGGCAAGGCACGGTGAAAGGTGGCTCCTCGTCCACCCCATCCCCGGCGCATTCGTCGTCAACTTTGGCCACCAGATGGAGATCGTCACCAACGGGGTGCTGGCCAGCGTGGAGCACCGCGCCGTCACCAACTCCGCTGTGGCGAGGATGTCGGTGGCCACGCACGTGCACCCCACAGACGGGTGCCGCATCAGACCGGCGTCAGAGATGGTGGACGAGGCGATGAATCCAGCCAAGTACAGGGAATTTGCTTTCAGCGAATTCATGGAGGCATATGATGCGGCCGACGCCAGCAGGGAGGAAGTGCTAGAGTCCTTCAGGATCAACCATGAATAG